GCTCAGAGGGCATTAATGTAAATTCGCACAGTGCCTTGGCTTACCAACCCAGgatcttttattacaagtgtatagATTATCATCAAAACAACTATCCACCGCGAAGCCCTTCAACTTCCAATATTGTGAGCGGAGCTAATTATGTCTCTGAcgatcaatatatatatatatatataaggaccTACTTAGAGCTAGGAATGGAACGACGGTATCAGGTCACTTGTTCTTATATATTTGCCCTAAACCTCTGTCATGTGTGGCCGACATAAGAGAACAGTGATATACAGCTACATTTTTCGGTACAgatggtttgaactttgaacagACAAAAATGACGTTAAGCGGTATTAAAGTACAGGCTAATTAGTTCCAAAGACGTTGTTGGAAGAATAATTCAGTTTGTACtgttttccattctttttccaTGTAATAAAATCCTAGCTCCCTGTTGTAATTTTAGAGCGTCAATGCATTGAATAGTAAATTAAGCTAGCTGGCAAAAATTTGACTTCTTACCAATTACTATTGGGATCTTATTTGAAGTGGATAAAGGctgcatttttttattaatacgCGCATAGGCTGTATTTGTTTGAaagagtaaaatattttacccaaTTTTTCGATGTTTGATTGAACAAATGACTGGGTAAAACGTTTTACGCGTAAAATTAAACCATTTCATGCAATGGATGTAAAATGAATGACTTACAAGTAAAGCTTTCATGGATCATTATTGCATCAATGATCTTTCCTACCCTCAACTGAACATCGTAAAATATTCTTTTCTAGATAATAAAACCCTTATCCACATATATACATCCTTACCTgtccattttcaatttgtggGCCCCACAGATTTATAACCATAATTGGTTTAGTTTGAAGGGAATTAACTAATTTGTAGAACCTacaagctagctagctagctagcccaATTGCTTGGGTGTTTGTTTCAGGTTCACCTGACTTTTTTAAATGAATAAAATTTGTTTGGCATTTACTGGACAACTTCGAACTTTCACCATTATTCTTTCATTCTAATATTACTTTTTATTGACGGGAAAAAAAACTGCAAttgaaatggcaaaaaaatttcttccaaaaaaaagttgggcatgattttttttaaatttttttggctaagcaaaaaaattttattaatggAAGATTTACTGATTGGTCCTCTACAGACATCTCATAAGCCAACAAATCCACCAGCAAAAACAGATCTAGGGCACACCAGCAAAAATGCCACCTAAAAACCAACAAGGATGGCAAGAAATTAACCAACCCAGAGCTGAATACAGTCAGTCAGTCTCAAATTAGGaattccttattttagttaaaatgcggacctcctcatttctcctatttttcgatcaaatttcgatgatccgagccactcaatacgttcagaacgtaattttaagggtacccgcgagaaatcggcaaaaaaaaatgacttggaAGGGCtacatccgagcagtttttgtttgaaccgttcgataaaaagcaaacaaaaactgctcggatgaagcctttcccggtcttttttttttgctgatttctcacgagtacccttaaaatcacattctgaacacattgagcggctcagatcatcgaaattcaattgggaaagGGAGGTCGGCATTTTATTagaataaggtggtccttacgggagacggactgtatatatatatatatatatatatatatatagaggaattttcaagtgagggatccttcattttgttaaaatgaggaaaattcatttcccgatcaaattttaaaaatccgaaccgttcaatgtgtgcagaacgtaattttaagaatcttcgcgagaaattagcaaaaaaaatgaccgggaattGAAGGGCGTCATAAgagcagtttttttgaaccgttcaatgaaaactgctcggatgaagcccttcccggtcattttttttgctgatttctcacgaggacccttaaaatcacgttctgataactttgagcggctcggatcatcgaaattcaatcgggaaggggagtcccgcattttaataaaatgagggatccctcaccgaaacctaactctatatatataaattaggCTCAAATATAATTAATCCAAGCCTTCTTACAAAAAATGTgcccaatgcaaattttgtaatggtaaatcttttgtaatggattttttaataaaactcTTTGTATTCATTCGATgattaataaaatgttttttgttgttcaaaaaaaaatccaaagaatGGAAGGCACCTTTCTCTAAATCGTCATCATCCTCCAAATCATCAAAAACAATAATTCTCTCTACTAGTTCGACCTCCTGCATTTCAACAAAAgtctttaagataaaatttcTCCCCCCTAGAATTGTGCACGAAAATATTTCATTTGTTAATCTGAAAAAACTCAATTACAAGAAAAGAACAACTGTAATATGGGAAAGAGACTACGGGGAGTGCTAAAAAAGCAGAAATTGATCAATATGAAAAACCCATAATGATAGATGCACAAGACATCGGACGCCCAATATAAACTTTTTGTGACAGTGCCTCTGAGTCCCTCAGAACTTCAATTTTGTGACCtttaagggtttgtttggattAAATTGACTATTATTAGCTGCAGTTAGTATTGGTGTTACGTCCAAAAGATTTAGTTTTCatcaaaataatactccctccatcccataatatTTGGCATTTTCACTATTTCAACCTTATGAAAAAACTAACTATATCTTtgaattcataattttttttataaacaatatggatcttgtgtgatagagtttaatttgttctattaaacaaagtttaaaaaattgcctaaaacattatggattgaaagatatatgcaatttaaaaatggcacgcattcctgaaaatgccaaacgttatgggacggaaggagtatgtTTTATGCATTCATCTTGACAAGAGCAACAGAAAAAGGatagagattaaaaaaaatattaaaaaagaagaagaagtcaacTAACCTatatttattaagaaaaaattgtcaaacttttttgcttttcaaaataaacaaatactcTCTCCATCTCAAAATAAATGTCCATGTTTCACTATTTGTACCTCTTGTATTATATTATTTAAACTATTatttatatgtaatatggatcttgtttaatagagtTCACTTAATTTTATTCTACAAACATTTTagaatcataaaaaaatattactacaaaaaggaaatgataatgcaaaaggccaaaaattatttttgtttgtgccaaaattctAATGCATATAAAAGCCTTGTACCTTGCACGTGGTACAAAGAGATAACCAACATGGGGTTCAGAGGCTGTCCATAGCCCTTAACCCCAAACCTACCCCTCGTGAAGCTCAAACTCCGACCTCCACTTAGGGGGAAAATGAGATAACCAACTGAGCTAACTCGGTTTCTTTCCCCTCAGTATAGTCGGGTAAAACCTTaataaatgttttttaaaaaggaacAGAAAAGTTCGAGAGAAACAGTCAAGTCAATATACTTAGATTCACGATCTCCAATAAAAATTGTATTTAGCTAGATTAGATATACGTAATTACAAAACGTGATTATATTAGCAAAATGAAAGCCAAGAGAAAAGATAAAAGTAATTAGTAGCTTTAGAAACCCCTCTTGCTTTTCCTTTTATTagttttattaaaaagacaGGTGCAGAAGAAAACTACAGCCAAAACTagacattatatatatatatatatatatatatatatatatatatatatatatatatatatatatatatatatatatagtctcatTCTCCTAAGAACCactttaacttaataaaataaggacctccctttcccgatagaatttcgatgatccaagccgctcaatgtgttcagaacgtgattttaagggaactcgctaaaaatcagcaaaaaaaagagaccggaaatgcttcatccgagcagtttttgtttgttttttatcgaacagttcaaataaaaactgctcggatgaagcccttcccggtcactttttttgctgattcttcacgggtactcttaaaatcacgttctgaacacattgagcggcttggatcatcgaattCGAATAGAAAATGGGAGGAATAgaaaggtccttattttaactctaaaataaggactttcttatttgaaaataactgtgtgtgtatgtatatatcaCGCATTCAAATTTTTGTGCATATTTTATGCTCCAACGAGacaattgttttatttttagtgCTAATTTTATAATActaacaaattaagaaaaaacagTGGATGAAGTTACTATATATGGTTAGACTTTGAATTGCAATCAATGTCAACAAATATGACTTTTCGAGtgagtgaaattttttttttttttaattttttttggtaaggaCCTTTTTGACTGAGTTGTTTGGTAGGAGACAATGCCTAAACTATTAATGTCTCTTTCATTTTAATCATTATCATCAAAACAACTATCCACTGCGAAGCCCTTCAACTTCCAATATTGTGAGCGGAGCTAATTATTTCTCtgacgatatatatatatatatatatatatatatatatatatatatatatatatatatatatatatatatatatatatatatatatatataaggaccTACTTAGAGCTAGGAATGGAACGACGGTATCAGGTCACTTGTTCTTATATATTTGCCCTAAACCTCTGTCATGTGTCGCCGACATAAGAGAACAGTGATATACAGCTACATTTTTTGGTACAgatggtttgaactttgaatagACAAAAATGACGTTAAGCGGTATTAAAGTACAGGCTAATTAGTTCCAAAGACGTTGTTGGATGAATAATTCAGTTTGTACtgttttccattctttttccaTGTTATAAAATCCTAGCTCCCTGTTGTAATGTTAGAGCGTCAATGCATTGAATAGTAAATTAAGCTAGCTGGCAAAATTTGACTTATTACCAATTACTATTGGGATCTTATTTGAAGTGGATAAAGGCTGCATTTGTTTATTAATACGCGCATAGGCTGTATTTGTTTGAaagagtaaaatattttacccaaTTTTTCGATGTTTGATTGAACAAATGACtgggtaaaatgttttacgcGTAAAACCATTTCATGCAATGGATGTAAAATGAATGACTTACAAGTAAAGCTTTCATGGATCGTTATTGCATCATTGATCTTTCCTACACTCAACTGAACATCGTAAAATATTCTTTTCTAGATAATAAAACCCTTatccacatatatatatatatatatccttacctgtccattttcaatttgtggGCCCCACAGATTTATAACCATAATTGGTTTAGTTTGAAGGGAATTACTAATTTGTAGAACCTacaagctagctagctagctagctagcccaATTGCTTGGGTGTTTGTTTCAGGTTCACCTGacttttttaaatgaaaaaaatttgtttggtatTTACTGGACAACTTCGAACTTTTACCATTATTCTTTCATTCTAATATTACTTTTTATTGAcggaaaaaaaaactgcaattgaaatggcaaaaaaatttcttccaaaaaaaagtagggcatgatttttttaaaaattttttggccaagcaaaaaaattttattaatggAAGATTTACtgataggtccactatagacaTCTCATAAGCCCACAAATCCACCAGCAAAAACAGATCTAGGGCACACCAGCAAAAACGCCACCTAAAAACCAACACCAATTTTGTAATGGTAAGAAATTAGAATTTTGGGATGGAGAAGAAATTAACCAACCCAGAGCTGGCTTATAGGAGAAGCCAAGAAAGCCTAAAGTTTAGGCCTCCAAATTCGTAggaccaatatatatatattaggctCAAATATAATTAATCTAAGCCTTCTTACAAAAAATGTgcccaatgcaaattttgtaatggtaaatcttttgtaatggattttttaataaaactcTTTGTATTCATTcgaagattaataaaatataCGTAGTTCACTAAGGCTTGTGGCCGTATCTTTTGATGAATTCTGAATTCTTCTGGATGTAATTGATTATGCCAAACTTACCTAACTATTTTGTTTTaaggggttgttcggctaaataagtcacttggtttattttttttttgtccttatttaattttttttcacatttgttaattttttgtcaattttttttgggattattgcttcttcatgacaagaagaaactaaaaagtaaaaaactacgatcgaaatcaattttttttaatatagacgaaaaaattggcttattggcttatttttatctttattaaaaaaaataggtttcgatcgtaattttttactttttagattcctctcgtcatgacgaagcaataatctccaaaaaattgatgaaaaactaacaaatgcaaaaaaaaaattgaataatgacaataaaataagccaagtagcttatttagccaaacaacCCCTAAGTATGGATGAATGTAAGGGCAGTGGCTTTGCCATATCTTTTGTTAACGGCATGCCTTATGTGTTAGGAATTGGAAGATAGATGGGGTAGGTTTAGCGTTTTATAGCAAGAGGGGGTAAAGTGAAAAACGTGTATAGATAAAGGGAGCAACAAGTAATTAACCCAGACAAAATTCCCAAACAAAATTTATGTGAAACATAATAGAACTGAGAGTGACAACGAATATTTACGTCATTTGGGCAGGCAGGTAGGGCCTGAATAATATAGCGTGCGCGCACACACACTCTCCGTCTCTCTCCAGCTGTTCATGTTGGCTACTTCCCAGTCAATttcaaataaatcaaaaaataagaagaagaataatTAATATTGCGGTTATGTCCAGCGCAGCATGTATAACAGAAAACCAAATGGACCTACCTGTATAATCTATGCCAtaccaatttcaaaaaagaatctAACCATACCACAAAGATAAAActatacacaaaaaatattctaaaaaattaccttcaaggataaaaaaatatacacagAATGTTCAAAGCAGAATTTTAACTAATGACGGTCGCGTACGTACGTAATTGGATTTTGAACCTCCGATACTGTTATTTGCTTATATATTAGCTCAGACAGTTTGATATGATCCATTATCAACGGATATACAACCATATCATCAATAGCGTATGTTTTCCGAAAAAGTGATTTATAAACCTAGTTCAAAGTACGCACCACTGGACCAAACAAAATATAGAAGCCCACAATAACTTGGAAAGAGAATCCAATAAACTCGATCGGCTATTTCTCGAATATCAAATTTACGTTTCTGTTTTACTATTACAATCACAACAATTCAATGAATGAGAGAATCCGAACGTAGTCTAATGTTCAAAACCAATCACAAAATCAAAATGACGGGAAAAATCattaatttccttttcctttcctttcctttcctttcctttccttttcgtGCTAGTCTAAGCTAATCCAATATTACGTAAAAAATAGCGTGGAAGTCACGTTTCCAAGAAACCGGTCATTCGGAGAATTGAATTCCGGACTTGGCTCAAATCCCTTCCCTTGAGAGTCCTCCCGTTTCCGGTACACACCGAAAACGCCATTTTCCCGTCGGAAATCCGGCGACCCAGAATCACATGAGGCGGGACGAACTGTTCcccctcgtcgtcgtcgtcgaaGAAATCGGTTTCCACGGCCTGAATCCACGGATTCCCGGAGACGTTTTCCGGGACATTGATGGGAATggaactcttcttcttcttcctcctcctcctcctcggcttCTTACTTCTTGAATTCTGGGATTTAAAATTACCTGGGAAAATGACACCCTCTTCGTTGAGGACATTTTCTTGGAAAATGACCTCTGATTCGAGGAATTCTAATTCTTCTTCCATGAGAGAAAATGGGTGGGGGGCAGAAGATCGAAATTCGAAAGAGCTGAGCTAGAGAGATAAACCGGTGGTGGGTTTAAAAAGATTGGGAAAATGGGGTGGGAATTTATAGGGAAATGGGTATGCGAGAATCCAAACCGTAGTGAGCACACTTTGATTGTGTCGCGAGATGGCGTCATTTGAGTGTGGCCCccgtttcctctctctctctctctctaggttaAAGTAGTCAAAAGCAACTATGATTGCACCAAATGAACACCGGGTGAATTCTACACAAATAATCGGAAAATATGAATCCgcttaaaacatgttttttaaGAGTTGATGGAAAAAATCACTTCATATTGATGCAGCTAAGGATTTGATCTATTTTTGCCCCTGCAAGCATAGAGATAAAAGCTGAGTGAATCGATTAATCCTATATAATATCCAAAATATAATATTcgaatgaaattaattttttataagaacactgaaaataatattttaagaaaattgaatGGCTCCGATCATAATGTGCGATTCTAAAATGGGTCTCGTGCCATCCAGTGTATATTTGATGTACACCTAATAGTATacccctagttttttttttttcgttactttaatttagttttttgtttgttactTTAATTCAGCTGCCTAAACGGCTCCTTTACTTACTGCTCACGGTTTTCCtcctttttgtctttcttttccctctttttttatttttaaaataatatataacgactttttttttcttttttatcgaaTCATCTAGGTGCAATATAATCACGTTTTGTAATTACGTATATCTAATCTAGCTAAATACAATTTTTATTGGAGATCGTGAATCTAAGTATATTGACTTGACTGTTTCTCTCGAACTTTTCTgttcctttttaaaaaacatttattCAGGTTTTACCCGACTAAGCGGAGGGGAGAGAAACCGAGTTAGCTTAGTTGGTTATCTCATTTTCCCCCTAAGTGGAGGTCGGAGTTCGAGCTTCACGAGGGTTAGGTTTGGGGTTAAGGGCTATGGACAGCCTCTGAACCCCATGTTGGTTATCTCTTTGTACCACGTGCAAGGTACAAGGCTTTTATATGCATTagaattttggcacaaacaaaaatagtttttggccttttgcattatcatttcctttttgtagtaatattttttatgattctAAAATGtttgtataataaaattaagtgaattctattaaacaagatccatattgcatataaataatAGTTTAAATAATATAATACAAGAGGTACAAATAGTGAAACAtggacatttattttgggatggagagagtgtttgtttattttgaaaagcaaaaaagtttgacaattttttcttaataaatatAGGTTagttgacttcttttttttttattttaaattttttggttttaatcTCTATCCTTTTTCTGTTGCTCTTGTCAAGATGAATGCATAATACATATTATTTTGATGAAAACTAAATCTTTTGGACGTAACACCAATACTAACTGCAGCTAATAATAGTCAATTTaatccaaacaaacccttaaaaGTCACAAAATTGAAGTTCTGAAGGACTCAGAGGCTCTGTCACAAAAAGTTTATATTGGGCGTCCGATGTTTGGTGCATCTTTCATTATGGGTTTTTCATATTGATCAATTTCTGCATTTTTAGCAACTCCCCCTAGTCTCTTTCCCATATTACAGTAGTTCTTTTCTTGTAATTGAGTTTTTTCAGATTAACAAATGAAATATTTTCGTGCACAATTCTAGGGGGGAgaaattttatcttaaagacTTTTGTTGAAATGCAGGAGGCCGAACTAGTAGAAAGAATTATTGTTCTTGATGATTTggaggatgatgatgatttAGAGAAAGGTGCCTTCCattctttggatttttttttgaacaacaaaacaACTTGTCGGGTTTCCAACAAAATATGGTAGAGCCACTGTCCTTACATTCATCCATACTTAAACAAAATAGTTAATTAAGTTTGAGATCTCAGACTAACAGCAGGCCTTATGTGTTAGGAATTAGAAGATAAAGGGGGTAGGTAATAGCGTTTTATAGTAAGAGGGGCAAAGTGAAAAACGTGTATAGATAAAGGGGTCAACAAGTTATtaaccctttttgtttttgtctttaggagtgtttccagtagtgaaaaatttatagatttttatttgtggtcgaaaagttgttaggtattttcgatagtgaataaattgttgatggtTTGTGAGTAAAATTACTACAGCAAAAATAGtgtttgttgacaactttttctgttagtgaaaacgagatggtaaaataccgAAAGTTTTTTGCTAGTGAAAACGAAATGGTAATATGCATTAAgtttttaatgatttttgtTAAACGGGGCCTTATTCAACTTTTTTccacatttattagttttgtgtcaaattttgtggattattagttcgtctcgatgagaggaatcaaaaaaataaaaaattatgaattttactgaaatattttggaaaacatccaagataaagcccaaaaaatttcagctttttgggctttatctttgATATTTACTagaatatttgagtaaaagtcatagtagttttttagttttccgATTTCTTTTTACGAGAAAAATCAACAATCcataaaagtttgatgcaaaattaacaaatgcgaaataatttgaataaggacacaaagaaaaaacagagcTATGTGAAACAGGGGCTTCATAATATATGTTTATGAAAAAGGAATGATTAAACATATTCTCATTTGGATGTATAAAACTATTAAAAAGTTATGCAATATTGTGAATTCATCTTAATTTCACAATATTTGCATAAAAATTCATAAGATCAAGACAACaatctattttaatttttttttgtcttgttgtTCTGAATGTTTATGtaaattttaagaatttttatGTAAGTATAAAGTATCATTAATTGCTGAATTCAAGGTTGCATTGGCTTATAATTAATTAAGCAGTGGCAATATATTAATGCACCCACATTGAGAAAATTATTATTGCAGAGATCGACCTGGGACAGGTGATTCCATTTCGATCTTTCTTTGTATTggagaatttaaaaaaaaattgcgattGTGTTTTTTAAAAGAGCatctgtttctttctttctaaatcACACACACAAATGTGCAAACCTCATCACATAATTATTCTAGTAGATCCGTGGCTTTAATTGGTCTCCTGTTAGTAGACAGTGGAATTGAATTTAAAAAGGCAAGAATCAGTTAATGTGCGCTTCACCTACTCATGAGTAGCTCTACAGGCTCGGCTCTTTAGTAATCGTACTGAGCTCAAGCTTGCGTTTTAAGGCTCATgtagtaaacgagctgagctcaacACCCCTTAAGCTCtgctcggctcggctcagctcgtttgtaTAAACTCGActcatttaataaataaactagaCCCCTCTTGTTTATCCAGATTTGACACCCAAGAAggaaattctaatttttttttcccattcgaATCTTATTAGGGTGGGGAATGGCTAGGAGTATGACTTTTGGGtaaaccaaaaacaaatcaaTGTACCATTTTTTCCATTCGAATATTCTTAGGCATTCCTTAATTCATGATAAACCCCTTTTGTCAACAATCTACAATGCCGTGCACCTCAGGAGACAAAGTTCTGGTCGGCGAAGCAACAACAAATACGGAGCAAAATAGGGGTAacgaaattattcaatgctacTCCCGATGTATGTATACTCCCTGGTCGCTCCCCTCCCCTCACGTAACATGTGGGACCTGCGTGGGCCCCTCATATTATGTGAGGGAGAAAGTATATACcgagagtattgaataattttttccaaaatatgaGGTCGAATGTTaaagagataaaagaaaaacgaaattgattttcatttttcacactGCCCTTTATATATTCACTACATTTTCTAATTTtgtgcagaaaaaaaaaattacatatactttcaacactaaaaaacatttaaaaaaaaaaaaagaagtatgaATATCAAAAagagaagtgtgaaaatcaccccaagaaaaaatcaaaaataataataataattacgaTAGTTAACTTACTTTCCTAAATCTTTGTTGTTAGCCTTTTAGGTTGGAGACGTGTGAAGAAATTAATTGGAAAAAACCGATGGTTATGCAGTATTCTTTGTTTAATTCTTCTTACCTGCAGATTGCTTCTAGAGT
The sequence above is a segment of the Rhododendron vialii isolate Sample 1 chromosome 13a, ASM3025357v1 genome. Coding sequences within it:
- the LOC131312365 gene encoding protein S40-1-like, coding for MEEELEFLESEVIFQENVLNEEGVIFPGNFKSQNSRSKKPRRRRRKKKKSSIPINVPENVSGNPWIQAVETDFFDDDDEGEQFVPPHVILGRRISDGKMAFSVCTGNGRTLKGRDLSQVRNSILRMTGFLET